The window CGGAATATCACAGGCTGAGGCGAAACTCCGGGCTGTCGAGGAAAAATTATCGCAGTCAGCAGAAAATCATGAAGCACTTTTGCAGGAATATTCGCGGCTTGAGAGACGCTTTGAGGATTCCGGGGGGTTCTCGTTCGAGGCTATGGCCATGAAAGTTTTGCGCGGACTCGGCTTCAGGAAGGGCGATGAGTCGAAAAACTGCCGGGACTTTTCCGGCGGATGGAAAATGAGAATCGCTATGGCCGGGCTGTTGCTGTCATCTCCTGATGTGTTACTGCTTGACGAGCCTACGAATCATCTTGACACGGAGTCTATGGAATGGCTTGAAGGCTGGCTCAGGACTCACAAGGGCGCGGTTGTCTCAGTCTCACATGATACGCGCTTTCTTGAGAACACCGCCGAAAATATCGCAGACCTTGAGCACGGAGTCATTACCCTTTACCCTTGCAGTTATGACGAATATTTACAGGCAAAAGAGCAGAGCCGGGAATTGCTGCGGAAAGCATTTGCCCGTCAGCAGTCAGAAATCAGGCACATAGAGTCATTCATTGACCGCTTCAGGTACAAGGCCACGAAAGCCGCGCAGGTTCAGAGCCGTATAAAGCAGCTTGAGAAAATCGAGCGCATAGAATTATCACAGGACGCAAAATCCGTGAAGCTCACAATCCCGGAAGCACCTCCAAGCGGGCGGGAAGTCCTCAGAGTCTCAGACCTCGCGAAATATTATGACGGCGTGAAAGTATTTGAGGGCGTGAATTTCGTCATCGAACGCGGTGAAAGAGTCGCCCTTGTCGGGGTAAACGGCGCGGGAAAATCGACACTGTTACGCCTTCTGAGTCTCACAGAATCGCCCACATCAGGAAGCATTAAGCACGGCCATAACGTGAAATTCTCGTACTACTCACAGGAGAGCGCACAGAATATCAGCTACTCCAACACAGTATGGGAGGAAGCCCGCTCGGTTTCGTCAAAGCTGAATGATGTCGAACGGCGGAATTTGCTGGGGGCGTTTCTGTTTTCGGGGGATGAGATATACAAGCCCGCAGGCGTTCTTTCAGGCGGGGAGAAGGCAAGACTCGCGCTGTACAAGCTGATGATTGAGCCGACAAATTTTCTCATTCTCGATGAGCCTACGAATCATCTTGACACTGACACGCGGGAAATTGTTGAACGGGCATTGCTCAAATATCAGGGTACTTTGCTGATTGTCTCACATGACCGCCATTTTCTTGACGCTCTCGCAGAAAGGGTGCTTGAGATTCGGGACGGGAATTTGTACGATTACCCCGGAAATTACTCGTGGTTTCTTGAGAAGAGAGAACAGACTATAACGCCTGCCGATGACATGAAGCAGTCAGCAAAAACAAAATCCCCTAAGCGTGATGACAATCTCCGGGAGATTCGCGAAATCAAGAAGGCTGTCTCACAGGCAGAGAAAGAAATCTCCGGCCATGAGTCGAGAGTCGCAGAGATTGACGGGCTATTGTGCCTGCCTGAAACGCTGAGGGACTCGCAGAAAGTCCAAGCCTTAATGACGGAACGGGCTAATCTTTCGCGGGGGCTTGAAGAATTATATTCTCGTTGGGAAAATTTGAGCCTGAAACTTGACGGCCTGAAAGGATGATACTTAGTGAGTGATGTTACTGTAATTTGCTGTTGGACGAATGAGAAAATGTACGCTGACTTCCTGAACACGCTGAAGAGTCAGAATATCCCCTGCGAAATTATTGGGATAGATAACCGCGGCAACAAGGCTTTCACGTCCTGCGCGGCGGCGTATAATTCGGTAATCGCTGAAATTGATACTGAGTATGTGATTTACTCCCATCAGGATATTTTGCTGACGGACTCAGACTCGCTGGGAAAATTTCTGTCATACCTTCAGGAAATCGGCCATGATGATATTCTCGGAGTCGCAGGGACTAAATTCGACAGCGGCGGGATATATTCCGGTTTAACCCACAAAGGCAGAGACGGAAAATTATCCCCGGCCGGAAGGAATAATATTGACGGCGGAATAATGGAATGCGACACGGCTGACGAGTGTTTTTTCGGGGGACATACCGAACATTTCAGGGATTATCCGTTTGACGCGGAAACCTGTAACGGATGGCATTTGTACGCGGCTGAATTATGTATCAGGGGAAAAGCTCAGGCCGTCGGCAAAACATATATATGCGCCGTTCCTATAATGCATTTGTCATACGGCAATATAAATCTTGCGTTTTACCGGGATTTCTTCAGGCTGTGCAGGAAATATTCGGGCAAGTTCCCTGTGATTCGCACGACATGCGCGTTTTCGCGGACGGATTTATTTCACCTTCTGCCGAGATTCATATACCTTTGCGGAGGGGTAATTCTCAGGAAACTGGGACTCTATAATCTGGTGAAGAAATTATTACATTGACTGAAGGCGCAAACTTTTCGCGGAACTCTCTCATTCATTGCGGGCGATACCCTGCACTGAGGCAGAAATTTACCCCCCGCGATGATTCACGGAGGGTACGCACATCCTTTACGCTTTGGCCATATTCACGAGGCGCGCTCCGAGGTCATACGCCTTCTTCAGGTCTTCCGGGAAAACTTCCTCCCTGTGTCTCGCTTTCTCCGGCTCGCTGAACATGCTACAGTCATAGCGCGAGTAGTCCGCAAACTGGTATGTGTTGTACGCGCAGACAGTCTCGCAGTGGCCTAACACGAGCTTCATTGCGTCAGCGTTCGGCGCAAGGTATTCGGGGTAATGAATCTTTGCGGCTAAATCTTCCGGGCAGTTCATTGTGTAGATTATTCCGCTGTAAATCGTTCTGTCGATCGCTCTCGGCCTCGTTCCGTCCGGGTTGACCTCGTATTTCATGATTGGGAATAGCAGCCGCTCAATGAATGACCTGAACATGCCAGTGGGATAACTGAAGTACACCGGGCTTCCGGCGATAATGACATCAGACGCTAGTGCCTTCTCCAAGACTGGCCGCAAATCATCACGGTACGCACAGAGTCCTGCGGTCTTGTTGTTCTTGACCTTGCACGCAAAGCACGACACGCACCCTTTGAACTTGTAATCGTAAAGGTGAATCATTTCGCACTCAGCCCCGGAATCGCTTGCTCCCTTCATGGCCGACTCTAACATTTTGTGAGTGTTCCAATTTTTTCGCGGCGAACCGTTCACAAACAAAGCCCTCATTTTTCGTATTGCCCCCTCCGATATGATAGGAGTATTATACTAAACGGCATGGCGATATTAATTCCTCAATAGAATAACGAAAGGAGCAGACCTCAACATGACCTCAAGAATCTTCAAGGCTGAGTCGCAGTACAAAGCATTCATTTTGTCGCTGGCAGTTTTCGGGCTGGCTTACGGATTGTATAAAGCGGTCCTCGATAATTATCTGGCGGAGATAGTCAGCATGTCGCAGTTTGACCGGGGAGTCTCTGAGTTCTTCCGGGAGCTTCCCGGCTTTATGCTGGTGTTCGTTCTCGCGCTGCTCTATGAATTTTCCGCAGAAAAAATCTTCAAGGCCGGAGCGGTAATAATGCTTGCGGGAATGGCTATGCAGTCAGTGATTCCGGCAAGCCGTTTCCTCGTAACATGCGCTGTTTTCGTGTACTCTCTCGGAGAGCATATGCAGTACGGAATGAGAAGCACCCTCGCGCTTGAGTACGCCAGAAACGGCAGGGGAGGCGCGGCACTCGGCCTGCAAAATTCCGCGTACCAGTTCGGGACATTGGCCGGGTATATCGTTGTGGCGATCGTGTTCGGACTCATGGCCGGGAAAATGAATCTCTACCGCCCTGTGTTTGTCGTCTCGTCAGCAATAACACTAATCGGATTCGTAATCACCCTGAAAATGACGGGCAGAAGCGGGCATGAACATACCGTAACAAGATTCTACTTCCGCCGAAAATACTTCAAGTTCTACATGCTTGAGATATTCTACGGGGCAAGAAAGCAGATTTTCTTCACGTTCGGGCCGTACCTGCTTGTATTATTTTACGGGGCGGGGGCTATGGCGATAAGCATATTGTTCGCGCTGTCAGCAATAGCAACGTTCATATTCTCGCCGATTGTCGGGAAGATTATTGACCGTTACGGCTACAAAATTGTGATGGTAATGGACACGCTTATACTTGTTATTGTGTGCTTCTTCTACGGTTTCGCACATCATATTTTCCCGAAAAATATAGCGTTCCTCGTCTGCTGTGTGAATTACATCCTCGACGCTGTAATCTCCCTCGCGTCAATGGCCTCAAATGTATACGTTCAGGACTTATCCGACACTCCTGAAGAGGTCAAAGCGACAATAGCGACAGGAGTCTCAGTCAATCATTTAATCACTATACTGATTGCGTTATTCGGGGGATGGATATGGCAGACGATGGGAATCGAGACGCTTTTCATGATGTCGGCGATTTTCGGACTGTTCAACAGCGCATACGCCGCGACGATTAACACGGAGGACAGCAGGCGGGCTTTTGTGTGAGTGAGTGAAAATGGGAGAGTCTGAAGTGCGAGATTCTCCCGTGAATATTGCTACCTTGCGCGGGGTCTATGATGTCCGGGGTGGCTGTGCCTTGCGACCGGGTGAGGGACTCTGTGATGAGGCGGGGCGGGGCGGTAATGCGGACGCGGTGCGGGGCAATACACTGTTCTGTCTCTGTCCCTCGGCAAATTGTTGTGGATTACCATTCCGGCGATTACTCCCACGATTCCGGCGGCGATTATTGTCCCGGTGTTGTCGTCTTTCCTGATTACTGTATCATTCTGCTGTGCTGGAGTCGTTTTTGCTGACGGCCGTACGGTTCTGCCTGACGCGGCGGCTAAGAGTGCTCTTCTCTGCGAGGGCGTAACGGCTTCTGGATATTCCGAGATTAGGCGGGTTACTGCGCTCCGGCAAGTCTCAGACATTCTCCCGCCTTCCGACACCCATAACATGCAGGCGCGCCTTTCTTCCGGCAAAAGATTCGCAAATGCGCTCGTGCCTGAATAAGTTATCATTGCATCGCGCGCTTCTTCCTCGCTGTAAGCAAATGACATTGACGAAAAAATTATGACGAGTCCGAGTGCTGATAGTGTGAGCAAAATTTTTCTCATAGTTTCATTCCACCTTTCATGGCCGGATAATAGCACGGAGTCATATAGAGATTGTGAATATACCGTATAATATCCCTAATCCATAACGAGAGAGGAAAAAGAAAATGGCGCCTTGTTTTTCACACAGCTACATTTCTCCACTTGGCGGGATAACTTTGTGCAGCGACGGGGAAAATATCACAGCCCTGTATTTTTCTGACATGCTCAGGGAAGACAGCGCACACGCTGAACCTCAAAGCCTGCCGGTGTTTGAACAGGCTCGCGAATGGCTCGATATATATTTCAGCGGAAAGAAACCGGGCTTTATCCCTCCGCTGAAGATTGAAGGCTCAGAGTTTCACAGGTCAATATGCGGAATAATTCTCACAATAACTTTCGGCCATGTCATGACGTATTCAGAAATAGCGAAGGTGAACGCTGAACGCAGGAAAATTCCGGGCATATCCCCGCAAGCTGTTGGCAGAGTTGCCGCGAACAACAAAATACTCATCATGATACCGTGCCACAGGGTTATAGGCTCAAAAGGGAGTCTCACAGGCTACAGCGGAGGAATCTCACGTAAATTGAAGCTGCTTGAGCTTGAAGGGTTTGACATATCCCAGCTGTCAAAGCACTAAACACACAAAGGAGGCAAAAATCACATGGGAATGAGAGGTATTCACACGTCAGTAAATGACATAAGACGCGCAATTTTTTCTGAGGTCGCAAAATTATCCTATAACTACAAGCCCGGCGATCTCTCCGAAATGGAGCGCATACCGTACAGAGTCATCCCCGGAGAAATCTCACACTACCGCGATGATGTCTTCCTCGAACGCGCAATAGTCCGCGAAAGAATCAGGCTGGCAATGGGACTCCCTCTCCGAAAAGCCTCCGAACATGCTCCCGTCTCAACAGGCGCTGAAGAATGCGTACACCCGGAGAAATACTACCAGCCCCCGCTGATCAACATAATCAAGTTCGCGTGCCACTCATGCCCGGACAACAAAGTAGTAATCACAGACCAGTGTCAGGGGTGTATTGCCCGGCCATGTTCGCAGGTCTGTCCGAAAGACGCAATATATTTCGAGCGCGGACAGGGGCATATCAATTACGAGAAGTGCATAAAGTGCGGGAAATGTATGGGCGTGTGTCAGTACGGCGTAATTCTGAGAATGCAGAGGCCCTGCGCTGTTGCCTGCGGAATGAAGGCTATTGTTACGGACGAATACGGGCGGGCGGACATAGATCAGGAAAAATGCGTGTCCTGCGGAATGTGCCTGGCTAACTGTCCTTTCGGGGCGATTGCGGACAAGGCTCAAATATTCCAGTGCATTCAGGCAATACGGAGCGAGACTCCTGTTTACGCGGCTATAGCTCCTGCTGTGGCGGGTCAGTTCGGGAAGACTCTTACGCCTGAGAAAATGCGGGCGGCGTTTATGGCACTGGGCTTTGCTGACGTTATAGAGGTTGCCGTGGGCGCGGACTTATGCACATTGCAGGAGGCTGAAGATTTCGTGAAGGAAGTCCCCGACAGACTGCCCTTCATGGGAACATCGTGCTGTCCGGCGTGGTCAGTCATGGCAAAAAAAGAGTTCCCGCAGTTCGCCGAATGTATCAGCATGGCATTGACTCCGATGGTCTTGACCGGGCGACTCATCAAGAAGGAACACCCCGGGTGCAAGGTTGCCTTCATTGGGCCTTGCGCGGCGAAAAAACTAGAGGCAAGCCGCAGAAGCGTACGGAGTGATGTTGATTTTGTGCTTACGTTCGAGGAAGTACTCGGAATGTTTGAGGCCAAAGAGGTAGATTTCGACTATCTTGAGAAAATGCCCGTGCCTGACAACGCAAGCGCGGACGGACGCGGGTTTGCTGTGTCGGGCGGAGTCGCTGAGGCTGTCGTGAATTGCATCAAGAATCTTCACCCGGAACGTGAAGTACTCACCGAACGCGCCGAGGGTCTCAATGACTGCCGGAAAATGTTGCTGATGGCCAAAGCAGGAAAGCGGAACGGTTATTTGCTTGAGGGCATGGCCTGCCCCGGAGGGTGTGTAGGCGGAGCGGGAACGGTTGAGCTTATCACGCAGGCGGCCGGGGAAGTCGCGAAAATCAAGCGTATCAGCAAGAAGGCTCATGCCTATGAGAGCGAGTTCGAGAAAATTTTGCCTGATCTTGAGGAATAGCGGCTGAGAATTTTTGCGGCCTTGTTATTTTTTGCCTGCGGGATTTGGAGTCATGCTTTTTTCCTGCGGGCAAATTTCTTTTCTCCTCATCTTTCGTGAAATCGTCTGTACCGCCCCGCTCACTAGTCGCAGGCCACCCCGCTAAGGTAATTGACCGCGATGTTCAGTGGAAATTTTAACGGCTGATATAATTATCACTTACGCAAAAAATCTCATAGCAAAGGAAAATCAGCCATGAAACTTGAAATTGAGCGTCAAGACTTCCTCAAAGCGTGGCAGAACGCCGAGAAATTAACCGCGTCAAAGACATCAAACGAGTCAGCAAAAGGAGTCCTGATTACAGCGTCAGAAGACAATACAGTGATTCTTGAGGCCACAGACCTAAGCACCTCAATACGATGCCGGGCAAAAGGCGCAAACGTTACAGAGCCGGGAAAAGCCGTAATCCCAGCCGCGATTTTCGGGGGCATTCTCCGCAAGTTAGACACAGAAGACTTTGTGCTTGAAGTAAATTCCGAGCGCGGATTCCTCAACGCAGGCCGCAATAAAATGCGTTTCGCTGTAATTTCCGCTGAGACGTTCCCGAACATCCCGGAAAGCTCATCCGCTGAAGTCATCTGCGAAATTCCTGCCCCGGTTCTCGCCAGAATCATCGCTGAAGGAAGCTCGGCAGCCTCACAGCCTCAGGATTTCCCGAAATATCTCGGCACGTGCCTCATGAGGTGCTCAGGCGGTCAGCTCACAGCAGTGTCAACGGACGGTAAACGACTCTCACTCTCGAAAGCTCCCTGCATGGCCTCAAAGGATGAAGATTTACTGCTCCCGGCAAATTCCCTAAAGGAGCTGGGAAAGAATCTCGGCTCACTCGGCGAGGAGAAAACTGTGCGTATACTTTCCGGCGACTCTGTCGTGTGGTTCGGGCTTGAGGAAGCAGAGTACTCAATACGGAGCGTTGAAGCCTCGTTCCCGAAATATGAGCGCATACTCAACGAGGACAAGCACACTATACTGAAGACTAACGCCGCGGAATTGCTGAAAGTTCTTGAGCGTATCGACATAATCGCAAAAACTACGACGGCTCATATAATGTCAGTCTCAATGAATCCAGGCGGAGACATGAGAATCACAGCCCGCGCACCCGAATTAGGCACGGCAAGCGAGACACTTCAGCCCGAAATCACCGGGGAATATTTGCAGCTCGGCTTCAACGTAGGCTACTTCATGGACGGACTAAAGGCACTCGGAAATGAACAGGCCGTAATAGAGTTCTCCGGCGAGGAAGGACAGACACGCATGAAGCGCGACGGCACGGAAGATTTCCTGTATATGCTCATGCCCGCGAGGTTAAGCACTCAGGACGCTATGACTGAGGAAGAGTCAGCCGATTTCACTTCAGCACCATATGAGCCTATGCCCGAACCCGAAAATCAGCAGGAACAGCCGCAAGAGTCTCAAGAGTCAGAATCACAGCAGAATAACGAGTCTGATACCCCGTTTTAGCGTTGAAGATTGACCGCATAACCCTGCGAAACTTCAGGAACTTTTCAGGCCCGACCCTTGTAATAAACTGGGAGCCGGGTATAAATTTGATTCTCGGCAAAAACGGCGCGGGAAAAACAAATCTTCTTGAGGCTCTCAGCATTATTACAGGCTGGGGGGTCATCACGGGCGGCAAAACATCGGGCGTTGTCTCGTGGGACTCTCCGAATCACCGGGCGCAGCTGTCAGCAGAAATTTCCGGCAATGAAACTTTCACTGTTGACGCGGAAATCTCCGGGCGAATCTCTCTTAGGTTCAACGGGAAATCAGTATCATTCACGGATTTGCGGCTCTCTGTTCCGTCAGTAATATTCCTCACGGGAAATTTGTCCCTCATTGACGGCTCCCCGTCATCGCGGCGGCTTTTTGTCGACAGGCTATGCGCGCTGTTCGTGCCTCCGTTCGCGAAAAGGCTTGCGGATTTCAGGACGGTATTACGCTCCCGCATATCGCTGATGAGGCAGGGAAAGAGTCCTGCGCCTACGGATATTCCGTTCTTCAGGCTCGGAGGGTGGATTATGGACATTCGGCGGGGAGTTCTTGCGGAGATGTCGAAAATTATACCCCCCGGGAAATTCTCGCTGTCATTCGTTCCGGCCATGAATGCCCCCGGTGAAGTATACCTGCGCGAGATGACCGCGAAAACCTCAGCCCGTGAGACTTACGCCCAGCACCCTTTGTACGGCCCGAACTATGACGACATATCAATAACCGTAACAGAAACAGGAAGACCCGCGGCAACATCTCTCAGCCGGGGACAGAAACGGAGACTCATACTTCACATGATACTTACAGCGGGAAGGCTCATATCTCAGAGATTGGGACGTGAGCCGATATTGCTGCTTGACGATCTGACAGCGGAATTAGACTCGGACGGAAGGCAGTGGATTCTCCGCGAATTGTCCGCTACAGGCTGGCAGTGTTTCATTACAGCCCCGGAGAAGCCGTTTGTTACCCGCAAAAAACTGGGCGTGTTACATTTGCCCGGCTGACGGATATTCAGTGTTTGCGGATAATTTCACGTATTATGCTCATTCCCCCGCGCACTAAATCACAGTCCGCCTGGCTTCCCATATGCCCGACACGGAAGACTCTTCCCGCTAATTTCCCGTAGTTGCCCCCGACAGCGAGTCCCCGTTCGCGCAATGCCCCGTCAAATTCCGGCCATGTGAATCCGTCAGGCACATAGAAAGCTGTTACTGTAGGCGATAAATATTCCGCGCTCTTTGGGAAAAGCCGCAGTCCCATTTCACGCCCAAGATCCCGGCATAACTCCGCGGCGTTTTTGTGGCGTTCAATTACGGCCTCCTGCCCCTCTCGCATAATCATCTTCAGGGAAATATTAAGAGCCTTCATCGCGTTCCAGTCGTGAGTGTAGGGTGTGAAGTGTTCACGGGGGACATTTTCCCAGCCCAAATATGACTCATAGCCGGAATAATTCACGTCATGTATGACTTCCCACGCTCTTTGTGATATTGATGATATTGACAGGCACGGAGGCAGCGACAAAACTTTTTGGCTTCCCAAGAGGCCGATGTCGATTCCGCATTCGTCAGCGAAAAGCTCAGACCCTCCTGCGGACGACACAAAGTCAACAACAAAAAGCGCGCCAAACTCGCGGGCAATGCTCCCGATTTCAGCGAGGCACGGCGTTATTGTCCCTGAAGGTGTCTCACAATGGACAGCCGTAATCACGTCAGGCCGGAAGACTCCCGCGTGTTCATGGACTCTTTCAGGGTCAGGGACTTCATCATACGGGAACGCGCAAATCTCAGCCACAGCTCCGAGACTCCGCGCCATTTCCGCGAACCCCTCGCCGAATATCCCGGACGACACAGCAAGAAGCCTGCTTCCCGGCCTAAGCGTACATTTCAGCGATGCCCATAATACTGACATTGCCTCGCCGGATGTGATGACTATATCATTTTTTGTGTGAATAAGTTTCTGCGTCAGTGATTGATTCTCGCGGTAAAGGGTGAAAAATTCGTCCTCAATGTCGGGGCTTCCGTAATCACTGCTCCATGCTGATTTTATTTCTTCTGGGACTCTGACGGGGCCGGGGATAAGTCCGATTCTGTAACGCTCCATAACACTATCTCTTCCCTTTCTGCTGACGGGGTTTCGAGGTGAGAATGATATTATACGCGGTATTCACAGCCTGTATAATCATTCCCATCACAAAAATTTTCACGGGGGACTTCATTTCAGTGTATCAGGACTCATATCAGGTAATCGTAATCGGCGGAGGCCACGCAGGATGTGAAGCGGCGTTAGCGTGTTCGCGAATGGGAATCCGTACCCTAATGCTGAATCTTAATGTCGACAATACAGCATTAATGCCCTGCAACCCGTCAATAGGAGGCCCGGCAAAAGGTCATCTAGTGCGCGAAATTTCAGCGTTAGGCGGAGAACAGGCAAGGGCGGCGGACTATTCGACTCTCATGATTCGCTGGCTGAACACGTCAAAGGGCGCGGCGGTCAGAGCATTGCGGGCGCAGTGTGATCCGTTCATGTACAGCAGGTACTACAGGAAATTGCTGACGGCGCAAAACAATCTCGACATACATCAGGACGAGGCAGAAGAGATTCTGACGGAGGGCGGGAAAATTTCGGGCGTTCTCACCCGGCACGGCTCACGCTATAATGCGCGGGCTGTCGTGATTGCGGGAGGGGTATACATGGCCGGGCGAGTCTTCATGGGTGATATTTCGTTCAGCTCCGGGCCTATGGGTCAGCAAAATTCCGCAAAGCTCGCACAGTCCCTTTCACGTTTGGGCATTAATACCGGGAAAATGCGTACCGACACGACTCCCCGTCTCAACATTCACACGATAGACTTCACCGGGATGACTCCGCAATTGTCCGAGAATGAGCCGCTCTGCTTTGACATTTTCGGGGAAGGGATGATTTATGCCGACTCGGATTATGCCTGCTATTTTTCGCGGACGACAGAGAAGACCTACGAAATTTTGTCGCGGAATATTTCACGGTCTCCGCTTGTTACCGGGGACGTTTCAGCACATGGCCCGCGCTACTGCCCGTCGATTGAGGATAAATTTTTGCGCTTCCCTGACCACATAACGCACCCGATTGTGTTTGAGCCTGTATCGCCGTCAAATGATGAAGTCTACGTGCAGAATTTTTCCACGAGCCTGCCCTACGATGTGCAAGCCGAAATGATACACTCCCTTCCCGGCTGTGAACACGCAAAAATCATAAAGCCCGGCTACGGAATCGAGTACACATACATTTTGCCGAATCAGTTAAAGCACTCGCTAGAGAACAAGAATATACCCGGCCTGTTTTGCGCGGGCCAGGTGAACGGGACATCAGGCTACGAGGAAGCCGCCGCTCAGGGAATATTAGCGGGCATAAACGCGGCCATGTATGTGCGTAATGATGAGCCAATAATATTGGGACGCGATGAGGGATATTTGGGCGTTCTTGTCGATGACCTGACAACGAAAAACACCGATGAGCCTTACAGAATGCTTACAGGAAGGTGCGAGCATAGATTGTTATTGAGATGGGACAACGCCCCGCACAGATTATCGCGTTACGGGAGGAAGGCAGGACTGATTGACGACTCTCGCTGGGCATTCTTGGAGGAAAGATTCAGGCGTGAAGATGACGAGATTACGCGGCTGAAGTCAGCAAAAATTTCACCGTCAGCAGAAATTGAGACATTATGCGCGGCATACGGTGCTGAAATTCTGACCGAGACAATGACTCTTGCCGACTACATGAAGCACAGGGGAGTAACATATGAGCTTGCGGAAAAATTATCGCCGTCAGCAGAAAAACTCACACGCGAGGAAGCAGCCCATGTTGAGACGGAAATACGTTACGCGGGGTATCTTGAGCGTGAGAACAGAGTCGCAGGGAGAATGAAGAGTCTTGACGGCGCGAAAATCCCGGATGATTTCGACTATGACTCAGTGAAGGGACTCAGAGCCGAGAGCCTGCAGAAATTGAAGCGTTACAGGCCGGAATCGCTCGGCCATGCTCTGAGGATTTCGGGCGTTACTCCTGTTGACGTACAATTGATTTCGGTGATACTTTCGCGGGATGAGAGGAGGGGTAATCTAGATAGCATAAAAATATAATTTAGTGTAAAATAGTGCTATGGAAAACACGTATAACATAGCACAAGCAGCAAAATATTTAGGCTTTAAGGTAAAAACACTCCAAAAGTGGGACAGGGAAGGAAGGTTAATTCCCGCTTATCGAACTAAAACTAATCGGAGAGTTTATACGCAAAGCCAGCTTGACGAATTTATAGGATTGCGGACGCAAGATACACGCACAAGAGTTATAGCCTATTGCCGAGTATCAAGTACAGCACAGAAGCCGGATTTAGTAAATCAGCTTGAAATCCTGAAAGAATATTGCTCAAAGTCTGGATTATCTAACGTAGAGTTTATCTCGGAAATCGGCGGCGGATTAAACTTTGAGCGCAAGAAATTCCTTGAGATTATGGACGCAGTAGAACGGTATGAAGTGAAAATGCTGATAATCGCCCATAAAGACAGGTTAGCGCGTTTCGGTTTTGAATATTTCCGTCATTTTCTTGCAAAACATAACTGCGAGCTTGTAATCCTGAATGATGAAAAAATGTCGCCAGAGCCGGAAATGGTAGAAGACTTAATGACAATAATACATTGTTTCAGTTCACGGCTTTACGGGTTAAGGAATTACCGCAAGTCGCTC of the Synergistaceae bacterium genome contains:
- the dnaN gene encoding DNA polymerase III subunit beta encodes the protein MKLEIERQDFLKAWQNAEKLTASKTSNESAKGVLITASEDNTVILEATDLSTSIRCRAKGANVTEPGKAVIPAAIFGGILRKLDTEDFVLEVNSERGFLNAGRNKMRFAVISAETFPNIPESSSAEVICEIPAPVLARIIAEGSSAASQPQDFPKYLGTCLMRCSGGQLTAVSTDGKRLSLSKAPCMASKDEDLLLPANSLKELGKNLGSLGEEKTVRILSGDSVVWFGLEEAEYSIRSVEASFPKYERILNEDKHTILKTNAAELLKVLERIDIIAKTTTAHIMSVSMNPGGDMRITARAPELGTASETLQPEITGEYLQLGFNVGYFMDGLKALGNEQAVIEFSGEEGQTRMKRDGTEDFLYMLMPARLSTQDAMTEEESADFTSAPYEPMPEPENQQEQPQESQESESQQNNESDTPF
- a CDS encoding AAA family ATPase, with the translated sequence MKIDRITLRNFRNFSGPTLVINWEPGINLILGKNGAGKTNLLEALSIITGWGVITGGKTSGVVSWDSPNHRAQLSAEISGNETFTVDAEISGRISLRFNGKSVSFTDLRLSVPSVIFLTGNLSLIDGSPSSRRLFVDRLCALFVPPFAKRLADFRTVLRSRISLMRQGKSPAPTDIPFFRLGGWIMDIRRGVLAEMSKIIPPGKFSLSFVPAMNAPGEVYLREMTAKTSARETYAQHPLYGPNYDDISITVTETGRPAATSLSRGQKRRLILHMILTAGRLISQRLGREPILLLDDLTAELDSDGRQWILRELSATGWQCFITAPEKPFVTRKKLGVLHLPG
- a CDS encoding alanine--glyoxylate aminotransferase family protein; this encodes MERYRIGLIPGPVRVPEEIKSAWSSDYGSPDIEDEFFTLYRENQSLTQKLIHTKNDIVITSGEAMSVLWASLKCTLRPGSRLLAVSSGIFGEGFAEMARSLGAVAEICAFPYDEVPDPERVHEHAGVFRPDVITAVHCETPSGTITPCLAEIGSIAREFGALFVVDFVSSAGGSELFADECGIDIGLLGSQKVLSLPPCLSISSISQRAWEVIHDVNYSGYESYLGWENVPREHFTPYTHDWNAMKALNISLKMIMREGQEAVIERHKNAAELCRDLGREMGLRLFPKSAEYLSPTVTAFYVPDGFTWPEFDGALRERGLAVGGNYGKLAGRVFRVGHMGSQADCDLVRGGMSIIREIIRKH
- the mnmG gene encoding tRNA uridine-5-carboxymethylaminomethyl(34) synthesis enzyme MnmG, giving the protein MILYAVFTACIIIPITKIFTGDFISVYQDSYQVIVIGGGHAGCEAALACSRMGIRTLMLNLNVDNTALMPCNPSIGGPAKGHLVREISALGGEQARAADYSTLMIRWLNTSKGAAVRALRAQCDPFMYSRYYRKLLTAQNNLDIHQDEAEEILTEGGKISGVLTRHGSRYNARAVVIAGGVYMAGRVFMGDISFSSGPMGQQNSAKLAQSLSRLGINTGKMRTDTTPRLNIHTIDFTGMTPQLSENEPLCFDIFGEGMIYADSDYACYFSRTTEKTYEILSRNISRSPLVTGDVSAHGPRYCPSIEDKFLRFPDHITHPIVFEPVSPSNDEVYVQNFSTSLPYDVQAEMIHSLPGCEHAKIIKPGYGIEYTYILPNQLKHSLENKNIPGLFCAGQVNGTSGYEEAAAQGILAGINAAMYVRNDEPIILGRDEGYLGVLVDDLTTKNTDEPYRMLTGRCEHRLLLRWDNAPHRLSRYGRKAGLIDDSRWAFLEERFRREDDEITRLKSAKISPSAEIETLCAAYGAEILTETMTLADYMKHRGVTYELAEKLSPSAEKLTREEAAHVETEIRYAGYLERENRVAGRMKSLDGAKIPDDFDYDSVKGLRAESLQKLKRYRPESLGHALRISGVTPVDVQLISVILSRDERRGNLDSIKI
- a CDS encoding IS607 family transposase yields the protein MENTYNIAQAAKYLGFKVKTLQKWDREGRLIPAYRTKTNRRVYTQSQLDEFIGLRTQDTRTRVIAYCRVSSTAQKPDLVNQLEILKEYCSKSGLSNVEFISEIGGGLNFERKKFLEIMDAVERYEVKMLIIAHKDRLARFGFEYFRHFLAKHNCELVILNDEKMSPEPEMVEDLMTIIHCFSSRLYGLRNYRKSLKEALKNGQTS